A stretch of the Lolium perenne isolate Kyuss_39 chromosome 3, Kyuss_2.0, whole genome shotgun sequence genome encodes the following:
- the LOC127339690 gene encoding uncharacterized protein yields the protein MFKAFDAVSETFNLQKDQPSITIKGVDVEEIFGLKDKAAGVLDIDTILYEDGEYAENDIPSRFLNKSTGSLSIDGLISDAIKSGLADDDFLRRAVLVALGTVLAPQSSSTVPLEYWAIVKYVSRLKKMNFNGFTRSYLINNIKKLRSEHEMVQWPRGNLALLQYIYYEKVHPTGSQLTSSKPLMRNWTEEEASKRDNIEYQHGRGTGLIDDDISANHRREVIHTPDVPPRSKRKQSKRAKASGSSMKTPGSVDDSRMEVMVEQILIKLTNHIDTSISKHMDKFADVSAQKVLKMLNAKGVAYRAGKADMSDDEDQEVEDKKEGAASTPSHGGLPPKDFMDNDDIKSDGTASFLNSVKDQHDDELEDASKKSEPMDDSNFVTPTDKKKTANAGYTTPAPKHGDTPEVPIIIDDKATPESSCSAPIDLTLPDASEEFDSLNTICRKAIESGKKEEKKDDVCGKKEEKKEDVSGKRKRKAPRKLSSPSIVMTENCPKRFPRAVRKGPDALFNNEYATDGSNPLTPEIIDAAAGYIRIICKSTKKNQRSKTVYENEDGAVARAEFLKPILDRGWLCGTVIECYLAELRLKLKDRTICPAWRENSIVENRPRRQRWKKKNLDTTDIAEMSSCYERCELEYFGTNKAYFSVNISKCHWVTVVMHSDKKEFQVLDSLWRLEQSKDFVEKLREEILKDVEFANNEISTKKYPDVSKWEIKRYPIPMQSDTNSCGLFLLACMEHWDGDELTAEFSQETINKNRNMTAAKIIMAESNMHEKAKKDVLDIAAKARA from the exons ATGTTTAAGGCATTTGACGCAGTGTCAGAAACATTCAACTTGCAAAAAGATCAACCCTCAATTACTATAAAAGGAGTCGATGTGGAGGAAATTTTTGGTCTGAAGGACAAAGCAGCAGGTGTGCTGGATATTGACACCATCCTTTATGAGGATGGGGAATATGCAGAAAATGATATACCATCTCGTTTTCTGAACAAGTCCACCGGCAGTCTGAGTATTGATGGATTGATCTCGGACGCAATCAAGAGCGGATTAGCCGACGATGACTTCCTTCGAAGAGCTGTTCTTGTGGCCCTTGGTACAGTTCTTGCACCACAGTCCAGCTCAACAGTTCCGTTGGAGTATTGGGCAATTGTTAAGTACGTGTCACGTTTGAAGAAAATGAACTTCAATGGTTTCACACGTTCTTATTTAATTAACAATATAAAGAAACTGCGAAGTGAACATGAGATGGTGCAATGGCCCCGCGGCAACCTAGccctgcttcag TATATTTACTATGAAAAAGTGCACCCAACTGGTTCACAATTGACGTCATCAAAGCCGTTGATGAGGAACTGGACAGAAGAAGAGGCGAGTAAGAGAGACAACATTGAATACCAACATGGACGAGGAACAGGCTTG ATTGACGACGACATATCTGCTAACCACAGAAGGGAGGTGATCCACACACCTGACGTTCCTCCAAGATCAAAGAGGAAGCAAAGTAAAAGAGCTAAAGCTTCAGGTTCTAGCATGAAAACGCCAGGTTCAGTGGATGATTCAAGAATGGAGGTCATGGTTGAGCAGATTCTGATTAAACTGACCAATCACATAGACACATCAATAAGCAAACATATGGACAAATTTGCAGACGTATCTGCTCAG AAAGTCCTAAAAATGCTTAACGCGAAAGGAGTTGCGTACAGGGCAGGCAAGGCTGACATGTCTGATGACGAAGATCAGGAGGTGGAAGACAAAAAAGAAGGAGCGGCCTCCACACCTAGCCATGGCGGCCTTCCGCCTAAAGATTTCATGGACAATGACGACATCAAGTCAGACGGCACTGCATCATTTTTGAATTCAGTTAAGGATCAACATGACGATGAATTGGAAGATGCAAGTAAGAAGAGTGAGCCGATGGATGATTCGAACTTCGTGACACCCACCGACAAGAAGAAGACTGCTAATGCTGGGTACACGACACCAGCGCCTAAGCATGGAGACACCCCTGAAGTACCCATAATCATCGACGACAAGGCTACACCTGAATCGTCCTGCTCGGCACCTATTGATTTAACTCTTCCAGATGCATCAGAAGAATTTGATAGCTTGAACACGATCTGCCGGAAAGCGATAGAAAgtgggaagaaggaggagaaaaaaGATGATGTATGTGGCAAAAAGGAGGAGAAAAAGGAAGATGTCTCTGGGAAGCGCAAACGCAAAGCTCCTCGCAAATTAAGTTCCCCAAGCATTGTGATGACCGAGAACTGTCCTAAACGGTTTCCACGTGCAGTCAGAAAAG GTCCTGATGCTTTGTTCAACAACGAATATGCCACGGACGGATCAAATCCGCTGACACCGGAGATAATTGACGCGGCTGCCGGGTATATTCGGATAATATGCAAATctacaaaaaaaaaccaaagaagtAAGACTGTGTACGAGAATGAAGACGGGGCTGTGGCGAGGGCTGAATTTCTTAAACCTATCCTTGACCGTGGATGGCTGTGCGGCACT GTCATTGAGTGTTACTTGGCTGAGCTGAGATTAAAATTGAAGGATAGGACAATATGCCCTGCATGGAGGGAAAATTCTATAGTCGAAAATCGACCGAGAAGGCAGCgatggaaaaagaaaaaccttgaCACGACGGATATTGCAGAAATGTCAAGTTGCTACGAAAGATGCGAGCTGGAATATTTTGGCACTAACAAG GCTTATTTCTCGGTTAACATTTCCAAATGCCACTGGGTCACCGTCGTCATGCACAGTGACAAGAAGGAATTTCAGGTGCTAGACTCGTTATGGCGCCTTGAGCAGAGCAAGGATTTTGTGGAAAAGCTG AGAGAAGAAATCTTGAAGGACGTCGAGTTTGCGAACAATGAGATATCAACAAAGAAGTATCCAGACGTTTCGAAATGGGAAATTAAAAGATACCCAATACCTATGCAAAGTGATAC GAACTCATGTGGACTGTTCCTGTTAGCATGTATGGAGCACTGGGATGGAGATGAACTAACGGCCGAATTTTCGCAG GAAACGATAAACAAGAATAGGAATATGACTGCCGCCAAAATTATAATGGCAGAATCAAACATGCACGAGAAGGCGAAGAAGGATGTCCTTGACATCGCGGCGAAAGCACGTGCGTAA